GGCGTGGCCATCGACACGCTCGACGACATGGAGGCCCTCTTCGCCGACATCGACCTCGAGCGCATCTCGGTCTCGATGACCATCAATCCCAGCGCGTGGATCCTGCTCGCCATGTACGTGGCGCTCGCGGAGTCGCGCGGGTTCGACCTGAACAAGCTGTCCGGCACCGTGCAGGCCGACATCCTGAAGGAGTACGTGGCCCAGAAGGAGTGGATCTTCCCGATCCGCCCGTCGATGCGGATCATGCGCGACATGATCGTGTGGAGCGCGCGAAACCTGGCCCGCTACAACCCGATCAACATCAGCGGCTATCACATCTCGGAGGCGGGGGCGACGTCGGTGCAGGAGCTGGCCTTCACCATGGCCAACGCCATCGCCTACGTGGAGGAGGTCACGCGCGCGGGCGTGCCGGTCGACGAGTTCGCCCCGCGGCTGGCCTTCTACTTCGTGGCCCAGGCCGACTTCTTCGAGGAGGTCGCCAAGTTCCGGGCGGCCCGCCGCATCTACGCCCGCTTGATGAAGGAGCGCTTCGGAGCCACGAAGGCCGAGTCGATGCGCCTGCGCTTTCACTGCCAGACCGCGGCGGCCACGCTCACCAAGGCCCAGCCGGTCAACAACATCATCCGCACCGCGCTCCAGGCGCTCTCCGCGGTGCTGGGCGGCGCTCAGTCGCTGCACACCAACGGCATGGACGAGGCGTACGCAATTCCCTCCGAGGAGGCGATGAAGATCGCGCTGCGCACCCAGCAGGTCATCGCGCTCGAGACCAACGTGACCAGCGTGGTGGACCCGCTCGGCGGCTCGTACTACGTCGAGGCACTCACCAACCGCGTGGAGGCCGAGGTGATGGCGATCCTGGCCAAGGTCGACGCCATGGGCGGCACCATCAAGGCCATCGAGGAGGGCTTCTTCCAGCGCGAGATCGCCGACTCCGCCTACGACTTCGCCCGGCGCAAGGCGGCCGGCGAGGCGGCGGTGATCGGCGTCAACGTCCTGGTCGAGCCCTCGGAGCCCCCCGCGATCCCGATCCACAAGGTGGACCCGGCGGTGGAGGCGCGCCAGATCCGGCGGCTCACCGAGGTGCGGCGCCGGCGGGACCGGGCCCTGGTCGACCGGCTGCTGGAGCGCCTCGAGCGCGAGGCGCGCGAGCCGGCCACCAACCTGATGCCGGTGACGATCGAGCTGGTCCGAGCCCGCGCCTCGCTCGGCGAGATCGCCGCCCGTCTCCGGAAGGTCTGGGGCTCGTACATCGAGCGGCCGGTGTTCTGATGCCGCCCGCGCCCTTCCGCATCCAGGTTCCCGACGCCACGCTCGCCGATCTGCGCGAGCGCCTGGCCCGCGTGCGCTGGCCCGATCAGGCCCCCGGCGCCGAGTGGGCCTTCGGCAGCAGTCTCGCCTACATGAAGGAGCTGGTCGCGTACTGGAAGGACCGCTACGACTGGCGCGCGCACGAGGCCGCGCTCAACGCCTCCCGCCAGTTCACCACCAAGGTCGCGGGCATCGACCTGCACTTCATCCACGAGGCGGGGCGCGGCCCGAAGCCGCTGCCGCTGCTGCTCTCCCACGGCTGGCCGGGCTCGGTGTGGGAGTTCCACAAGATCCTGCCGATGCTCACCGATCCCGCGCGCTTCGGCGGCGACCCCGCCGACTCGTTCACGGTGGTCGCGCCGTCACTGCCGGGCTATGGCTTCTCCTACGCGCCGGGCCAGCCGCGTTTCGGGATCGTGGAGATGGCGGACGCCTTCGCGACGCTCATGACCGACGTGCTCGGCTACCGGCGCTTCGCCGCGCAGGGCGGCGACTGGGGCGGCTTCATCACCTCACGGCTCGGCGCGGCGTATCCGGATCGGTTGGCGGGCATTCACGTGAACCTGCTGTCCCTGCGGCGCGACATCAAGCCGCCGGCCCAGCCTTCCGCGGAGGAGAAGCAGTACCTCGACGACCTCGCCAGGTGGCAGCGCGAGGAGACGGGCTACCAGTGGATCCAGGGCACGCGGCCCCAGACCCTCGCCTTCGGCCTGAGCGACTCGCCGACCGGCCTCGCCGCGTGGATCGTGGAGAAGTTCCGCGCGTGGAGCGACTGCGGCGGGGACGTGGAGCGGCGCTTCACCAAGGACGAGCTGCTCACCAACGTGATGATCTACTGGGTGACCGGCAGCATCAACGCCTCGTTCTGGCCCTACTACGCCCGGTTCCACACTCCGTGGCCGATCGCGGACGGGCAGCGCATCGAGGTGCCGACCGCCTACGCCGCCTTCCCCAAGGAGATCGTGCGCCCACCCCGCGCGTGGGCCGAGCGCATGTACAACATCACGCGCTGGACCGACATGCCGGCGGGCGGCCACTTCGCGGCGATGGAGGAGCCGGCGGCCCTGGCCGCCGACCTCCGTGCCTTCTTCCGGGAGTACCGCTGACCGCACCGCGCCCCACGCGATGGATCGCGCTCGCGGCGGTGCCCGCGGAGGCGCCGGTGGTCGCCATCATGCACAATCCGGATCTCTTCCCCGGCGTGCCCGCGCGGGTCCTGCTCACGCTCGCCGGCCACACCCACGGCGGTCAGGTGGACCTGCCGCTCCTGGGCCGGCTCATCGTGCCCTCGCGCTACGGCGCGCGCTATGCGATCGGCCACGTGCGGGAGGACGGACGCGACCTCTTCGTGACCCCCGGCCTCGGCCCGAGCATCCTGCCGGTGCGCTTCCGCGTGCCGCCCGAGATCTCGCTGCTGACGGTCGGACGATGACGCGGTGAAGACCCTCAGCCGGAGCGAGCGCAAGCGTCTCGTGGCCAGCGGCGTCCCCGCCCTGGTCGTCGCGGTGGTCCTGGCCGCCGCGTACCTGCTCGGCCTGTTCGGGGCCACCCGCGCCCGCGTGGGCGATCTGCTCTTCGCGGTGCGGCCGGCCGCCACGGCGCGCTCCACCGTGATCGTGGGCATCGATCAAAAGAGCTACCAGGCGCTCCTCCCGCAACACGGCCCGCTGTCGGCGTGGCCCCGCACCCTCTACGCGCAGGCCCTCGACGCGCTCGCCGCCGCCGGCCCTCGCGTCATCGCGTTCGCGATCTTCTTCGACGCCTCGCGGCCCGAGGACGCGCAGCTCGCGGAGGCGATGCGCCGGGCCGGGCGGGTGATCGTGCCGGTGGTGGCGCAGGGCCCCCGGGCCTTCGATCCGCGGCCGGGCGTGGCGCAGGAGTTCGACGACTTCGTGCGCCCGGCCGCCACCGTGCGGCGCGGAGCGTTCGACGAAGGGCTCGCCAACATCACCACCGGACGGGACAGCGTGGTACGCAGCCTGCCCCTGCTGCTGCGCGCGAAGGGCGAGGTCGTGCCGAGCCTCGCGCTCACCATCGTGGCCCACTACACCCGCCGCAACGTGGTCCTCGACGGCCGGCCGGAGGCGTCCTTCGTGCGCGCGGCCGGCCGCGCGATCCCGGTGGGCGAGCACGACACCATGCGGATCAACTTCCTGGGTCCTCCCTCGGAGCCGGAGGACGGCGGACCGTTCCGCATCATCTCGTTCGCGGACGTGCTCGCCGGCCGCTTCGATCCGGAGCTGGTCCGCGATCGCATCGTGCTGCTCGGGCCCACCATCCGCGGGGTGGACGAGCACGCGACCCCCACCACCGGCGACACCCGCATGTGGGGCGTGGAGATCCTGGGCAACGCGGTCGAGACCGTGCTGCACCAGCGCTTCCTGGTGCCGGCCTCGCGCCCCACCACCGTGCTGCTCATCGCGCTGATGGCCCTGGTCGCGGCGCTGGTGGTGGCGCGGTGGCGCCCGCTGCCGGCCGGCCT
The genomic region above belongs to Candidatus Methylomirabilota bacterium and contains:
- a CDS encoding methylmalonyl-CoA mutase family protein, encoding DTNGRFRYLIEQGQTGLSVDFDMPTLMGYDSDDPRSLGEVGREGVAIDTLDDMEALFADIDLERISVSMTINPSAWILLAMYVALAESRGFDLNKLSGTVQADILKEYVAQKEWIFPIRPSMRIMRDMIVWSARNLARYNPINISGYHISEAGATSVQELAFTMANAIAYVEEVTRAGVPVDEFAPRLAFYFVAQADFFEEVAKFRAARRIYARLMKERFGATKAESMRLRFHCQTAAATLTKAQPVNNIIRTALQALSAVLGGAQSLHTNGMDEAYAIPSEEAMKIALRTQQVIALETNVTSVVDPLGGSYYVEALTNRVEAEVMAILAKVDAMGGTIKAIEEGFFQREIADSAYDFARRKAAGEAAVIGVNVLVEPSEPPAIPIHKVDPAVEARQIRRLTEVRRRRDRALVDRLLERLEREAREPATNLMPVTIELVRARASLGEIAARLRKVWGSYIERPVF
- a CDS encoding epoxide hydrolase, yielding MPPAPFRIQVPDATLADLRERLARVRWPDQAPGAEWAFGSSLAYMKELVAYWKDRYDWRAHEAALNASRQFTTKVAGIDLHFIHEAGRGPKPLPLLLSHGWPGSVWEFHKILPMLTDPARFGGDPADSFTVVAPSLPGYGFSYAPGQPRFGIVEMADAFATLMTDVLGYRRFAAQGGDWGGFITSRLGAAYPDRLAGIHVNLLSLRRDIKPPAQPSAEEKQYLDDLARWQREETGYQWIQGTRPQTLAFGLSDSPTGLAAWIVEKFRAWSDCGGDVERRFTKDELLTNVMIYWVTGSINASFWPYYARFHTPWPIADGQRIEVPTAYAAFPKEIVRPPRAWAERMYNITRWTDMPAGGHFAAMEEPAALAADLRAFFREYR
- a CDS encoding adenylate/guanylate cyclase domain-containing protein; its protein translation is MKTLSRSERKRLVASGVPALVVAVVLAAAYLLGLFGATRARVGDLLFAVRPAATARSTVIVGIDQKSYQALLPQHGPLSAWPRTLYAQALDALAAAGPRVIAFAIFFDASRPEDAQLAEAMRRAGRVIVPVVAQGPRAFDPRPGVAQEFDDFVRPAATVRRGAFDEGLANITTGRDSVVRSLPLLLRAKGEVVPSLALTIVAHYTRRNVVLDGRPEASFVRAAGRAIPVGEHDTMRINFLGPPSEPEDGGPFRIISFADVLAGRFDPELVRDRIVLLGPTIRGVDEHATPTTGDTRMWGVEILGNAVETVLHQRFLVPASRPTTVLLIALMALVAALVVARWRPLPAGLAVVAGLALYGTTAAVLFDSGVVLDLIYPPAALLISFAAALASRLVLEQAEQRIVREAMGRYLSPAVSQWVLADPQRLRLGGETREMTVLFNDLRQFTTLAHALPPRTLVTLLNTYRAEMADVVFRNDGVLAQYAGDAIEAFWNAPMEQPDHARRACETALDMVAALERLRPVFAARGWPHLDLGVGVNTGQMVVGNMGSKDRLIYTAVGDPVNVAARLEGLSKEYGVHVVVGEATVAAAPDAFVYRFLDLVAVKGRAEPLRCYEVMARAGALAPAARERLARYQEAIDRYRSRRWEDALRLLEALDRETPGDGPVALYLRRARALLAAPPPDDWDGVFVAETK